The genomic window ATGACGATGTACTGATAAAAATTCATTCCGTCGGCATCTGCGGCAGCGATGTGCATTACTACCAACATGGCCGTATCGGCCCGTTTGTGGTTAAAGCGCCGATGGTCCTCGGCCACGAAGCCGCCGGCGTTGTGCTAGCCGTCGGGAAAAATGTTCGTCATTTACAGCAAGGCGATCGCGTTTGCATGGAACCGGGCATTCCCGATATGCAATCCGCACAATCCCGCGCCGGCATTTATAATCTGGATCCAGCGGTCCGATTCTGGGCCACGCCGCCCATCGACGGCTGTCTGCGCGAAACGGTAGTCCATCCGGCCGCGTTTACCTTCAAATTACCGGACAATGTCAGTTTCTCCGAAGGCGCAATGGTGGAACCGCTGGCGATCGGTATGCATGCCGCAACCAAAGCCGGCATTAAACCCGGCGATATTGCGCTGGTCATCGGTGCTGGTCCGATCGGCGTTGTGACGGCGCTCGCTGCGCTGGCAGGCGGATGTTCCGATGTCATTATCTGCGATATGTTCGCGGAAAAATTGAAAGTCGCTGAAAGTTATCCCGGGCTGCATGCGGTCAATATCAAAACCGGCAATCTGGCCGAGAAAGTCGCCGCTCTGACCTCCGGTAACGGCGCGGACGTGGTGTTTGAATGTAGCGGGGCGAAGCAGGCCATCGCCAGCATCAGCGATCATATCGCCCCCGGTGGAACTGCGGTGCTTGTGGGGATGCCGATTGATGCCGCGCCGATGGATATCGTTGCCGCCCAGGAGAAGGAGGTCACTTTCAAGACCATTTTCCGCTATGCCAACATGTATCCCCGCACGCTGCGGCTGCTCAGCGCTGGCAAGCTGAAAGTCCAGCCGCTGATTTCGCAAACCTACAAATTCAACGATGCCATCGAGGCGTTCGATCGCGCTGCCGCGGGGAGCCCGAGCGATATCAAAATCATGCTGGAAATGGAGTAACACATGGCGATCTTTGCCGGTATCGACTGCGGTACGCAGGGGACGAAGGTGGTAATCGTCGATGACGAGTCCGGAAGGATCCTCGGTGAAGGCAGCGCCTTGCATCCGCTGATAAGCGACGCCTCCGGGCGCCGCGAACAGCAGGCACAATGGTGGGTCGACGCGCTGGTCAGCGCGTTCGGTCGCGCCATCGACGCGGCAGCGGTCAACCCGGAGGACATTCAAGGGTTGGCGGTGTCGGGCCAGCAACACGGTTTTGTCGCGCTCGACGAGGCGGGCGAGGTGTTGCATTCGGTCAAGCTGTGGTGCGATACCGAAACCGCGGCGGAAAACGACTGGCTGCTGGAGCAGCTCGGTGGTATCAGCGGATCGCTGGCGCAACTTGGATTGATGGTTACCACTGGTTATACCGCTTCCAAAATCATCTGGTTCAAGAAGCAACATCCGGAACTGTGGCAGCGGCTGGCGACGGTGTTACTCCCGCACGACTACCTCAATTTCTGGTTAACAAGGCAGCGCGTGGCGGAATACGGCGATGCCTCCGGCAGCGGTCTATTCGATATTCGTCAGCGCTGCTGGGATCGTGACACCATCGATAAAATCGACAGCAGCGGCCGTTTGTGGCGTGCGCTGCCGCCGCTGGTAAGCGCTGAAACCTGTATTGGCGGGGTAACGGCTCAGGCGGCCAAACGTCTGGGGCTGACGCCAGGTACGCCGGTGGCCAGCGGCGGCGGCGATAACATGATGGCGGCCATCGGCACCGGCAATATCCAGCCGGGGATTCTGACCATGAGCCTGGGCACGTCGGGCACCTTATTTACCTGTGCTGATGCGCCGGTGGTGGCCGATTCGGAAATGATCGCCGGTTTTTGCTCCAGCACCAACAACTGGTTGCCGTTGATTTGCACCATGAATGTCACCTCCGCCAGCGGGGCCGTGCAAAAGTTGCTTGATAAGGATGTCAGCGCATTCAACCAGGCGCTGGAACAGGCGGACCCCGGCGCCGGCGGCATGTTGATGTTGCCGTTCTTCAACGGCGAGCGGGTGCCTCAACTGCCTGGCGCCAAGGCCAGTCTGCATAATCTGGATGCGGATAATTTCACCGCGGCCAATCTTTGCCTGGCGGTGGTAGAGAGCTCCACCTACGGGCTGCGCTTCGGTATGGACTT from Sodalis glossinidius str. 'morsitans' includes these protein-coding regions:
- the xylB gene encoding xylulokinase, whose protein sequence is MAIFAGIDCGTQGTKVVIVDDESGRILGEGSALHPLISDASGRREQQAQWWVDALVSAFGRAIDAAAVNPEDIQGLAVSGQQHGFVALDEAGEVLHSVKLWCDTETAAENDWLLEQLGGISGSLAQLGLMVTTGYTASKIIWFKKQHPELWQRLATVLLPHDYLNFWLTRQRVAEYGDASGSGLFDIRQRCWDRDTIDKIDSSGRLWRALPPLVSAETCIGGVTAQAAKRLGLTPGTPVASGGGDNMMAAIGTGNIQPGILTMSLGTSGTLFTCADAPVVADSEMIAGFCSSTNNWLPLICTMNVTSASGAVQKLLDKDVSAFNQALEQADPGAGGMLMLPFFNGERVPQLPGAKASLHNLDADNFTAANLCLAVVESSTYGLRFGMDLFRQQGIAVTEIRLTGGGARSPRWRQIVADVMNCPVVCPVEKEAAALGAAIQAIWSLRVAQNPQRPAREQLQSLCERFVHLDEDSRCRPDSQRQQRYAELYPGYLRLLQQEYGVSL
- a CDS encoding NAD(P)-dependent alcohol dehydrogenase, with product MKALVLEELGKIAIQDREFNEQPGDDDVLIKIHSVGICGSDVHYYQHGRIGPFVVKAPMVLGHEAAGVVLAVGKNVRHLQQGDRVCMEPGIPDMQSAQSRAGIYNLDPAVRFWATPPIDGCLRETVVHPAAFTFKLPDNVSFSEGAMVEPLAIGMHAATKAGIKPGDIALVIGAGPIGVVTALAALAGGCSDVIICDMFAEKLKVAESYPGLHAVNIKTGNLAEKVAALTSGNGADVVFECSGAKQAIASISDHIAPGGTAVLVGMPIDAAPMDIVAAQEKEVTFKTIFRYANMYPRTLRLLSAGKLKVQPLISQTYKFNDAIEAFDRAAAGSPSDIKIMLEME